A genome region from Oenanthe melanoleuca isolate GR-GAL-2019-014 chromosome 14, OMel1.0, whole genome shotgun sequence includes the following:
- the CEP20 gene encoding centrosomal protein 20 isoform X3: MATVAELKAVLKDTLEKRGALGQIKARIRAEVFNALDERSEPRPALSRENLLINELVREYLEYNKYRYTASVLTAESGQPEVPLDRQFLAKELNIIEDASGKSVPLLYGILSHFLHGGKEEDTQNILPKVSLVNYPKQNFGKPPAERNQKDRIPEAGRMAGIEEPLILQSIKR, encoded by the exons ATGGCGACGGTGGCGGAGCTCAAAGCAG TTTTAAAGGACACGCTGGAAAAAAGAGGAGCTCTTGGCCAGATCAAAGCGAGGATCCGAGCCGAGGTGTTCAATGCCCTGGACGAGCGGAGCGAGCCGCGGCCGGCGCTGTCCCGGGAGAACCTGCTGATCAACGAGCTCGTTCGGGAGTACCTGGAGTACAACAAGTACAGATACACGGCGTCTGTTCTCACAGCAG aatcTGGCCAGCCTGAAGTACCCTTGGATAGACAATTTCTTGCCAAGGAGCTGAATATAATTGAAGATGCAAGTGGAAAGTCAGT ACCTCTCCTGTATGGAATTCTATCTCATTTCTTACATGGTGGTAAAGAAGAAGATACCCAGAACATCCTTCCAAAAGTGTCTTTAGTGAATTATCCAAAGCAGAACTTTGGCAAACCACCTGCTGAGAGAAATCAAAAAG ACAGAATTCCAGAAGCAGGAAGGATGGCTGGCATTGAAGAGCCTCTTATTTTACAAAGTATAAAGAGATGA
- the CEP20 gene encoding centrosomal protein 20 isoform X4, translating to MATVAELKAVLKDTLEKRGALGQIKARIRAEVFNALDERSEPRPALSRENLLINELVREYLEYNKYRYTASVLTAESGQPEVPLDRQFLAKELNIIEDASGKSV from the exons ATGGCGACGGTGGCGGAGCTCAAAGCAG TTTTAAAGGACACGCTGGAAAAAAGAGGAGCTCTTGGCCAGATCAAAGCGAGGATCCGAGCCGAGGTGTTCAATGCCCTGGACGAGCGGAGCGAGCCGCGGCCGGCGCTGTCCCGGGAGAACCTGCTGATCAACGAGCTCGTTCGGGAGTACCTGGAGTACAACAAGTACAGATACACGGCGTCTGTTCTCACAGCAG aatcTGGCCAGCCTGAAGTACCCTTGGATAGACAATTTCTTGCCAAGGAGCTGAATATAATTGAAGATGCAAGTGGAAAGTCAGTGTAA
- the CEP20 gene encoding centrosomal protein 20 isoform X2: protein MATVAELKAVLKDTLEKRGALGQIKARIRAEVFNALDERSEPRPALSRENLLINELVREYLEYNKYRYTASVLTAESGQPEVPLDRQFLAKELNIIEDASGKSVRPLLYGILSHFLHGGKEEDTQNILPKVSLVNYPKQNFGKPPAERNQKDRIPEAGRMAGIEEPLILQSIKR, encoded by the exons ATGGCGACGGTGGCGGAGCTCAAAGCAG TTTTAAAGGACACGCTGGAAAAAAGAGGAGCTCTTGGCCAGATCAAAGCGAGGATCCGAGCCGAGGTGTTCAATGCCCTGGACGAGCGGAGCGAGCCGCGGCCGGCGCTGTCCCGGGAGAACCTGCTGATCAACGAGCTCGTTCGGGAGTACCTGGAGTACAACAAGTACAGATACACGGCGTCTGTTCTCACAGCAG aatcTGGCCAGCCTGAAGTACCCTTGGATAGACAATTTCTTGCCAAGGAGCTGAATATAATTGAAGATGCAAGTGGAAAGTCAGT CAGACCTCTCCTGTATGGAATTCTATCTCATTTCTTACATGGTGGTAAAGAAGAAGATACCCAGAACATCCTTCCAAAAGTGTCTTTAGTGAATTATCCAAAGCAGAACTTTGGCAAACCACCTGCTGAGAGAAATCAAAAAG ACAGAATTCCAGAAGCAGGAAGGATGGCTGGCATTGAAGAGCCTCTTATTTTACAAAGTATAAAGAGATGA
- the CEP20 gene encoding centrosomal protein 20 isoform X1 has translation MATVAELKAVLKDTLEKRGALGQIKARIRAEVFNALDERSEPRPALSRENLLINELVREYLEYNKYRYTASVLTAESGQPEVPLDRQFLAKELNIIEDASGKPLLYGILSHFLHGGKEEDTQNILPKVSLVNYPKQNFGKPPAERNQKDRIPEAGRMAGIEEPLILQSIKR, from the exons ATGGCGACGGTGGCGGAGCTCAAAGCAG TTTTAAAGGACACGCTGGAAAAAAGAGGAGCTCTTGGCCAGATCAAAGCGAGGATCCGAGCCGAGGTGTTCAATGCCCTGGACGAGCGGAGCGAGCCGCGGCCGGCGCTGTCCCGGGAGAACCTGCTGATCAACGAGCTCGTTCGGGAGTACCTGGAGTACAACAAGTACAGATACACGGCGTCTGTTCTCACAGCAG aatcTGGCCAGCCTGAAGTACCCTTGGATAGACAATTTCTTGCCAAGGAGCTGAATATAATTGAAGATGCAAGTGGAAA ACCTCTCCTGTATGGAATTCTATCTCATTTCTTACATGGTGGTAAAGAAGAAGATACCCAGAACATCCTTCCAAAAGTGTCTTTAGTGAATTATCCAAAGCAGAACTTTGGCAAACCACCTGCTGAGAGAAATCAAAAAG ACAGAATTCCAGAAGCAGGAAGGATGGCTGGCATTGAAGAGCCTCTTATTTTACAAAGTATAAAGAGATGA